In the Pelmatolapia mariae isolate MD_Pm_ZW linkage group LG10_11, Pm_UMD_F_2, whole genome shotgun sequence genome, TCAATACATAACTGGACTAGACAAACACCACCAAAATAAATTTCAAAGAAAACTTGCTGTGATCTTTAGTCGGCGCTATGATTTCTTCCTTAAATAAGCAGTTCCTCTGCAGCTTGAGTAATATTGCACCTGCCAGAGGATATTTCTACATATGTTTGAATCATCAGAAAAATGTTAAAGCTTATTACACATTTACAGTTGTTAGTGTATTTGTATGACTAATGTTGATTGTGTTATTCTTGGAAAAGAACAAATGTTACCTTTAGTTGTTGTGTTTTAGACATTAtggtattataataataaatcagGGATTGTGATACAGGGGTATGTGatgtaaaaagtaataaaaaataatcccttttgttagtgtgtttctttttagttaaAAACAAAGTGTTGTGTTTAAATCATCCACTGCTTTCACCTCCCCCCAGCCCCTGTCCTCCCCCATGGTGGAATGGTGGAAAGTATATTTACTCATTCAGTATACACAACAGTTAATTTGACTAGTTGTTATATAAAAGTAGTTATAtaaaatgaatgcagaaaatgctttttttaatgtcaggGCATCTGTATAATAGTAAATGAATGTGGGTATtctctataaaaaaaaatacttgcaAGCAAATTTGCACAGCGAGAACTTCTTCACTGTAAAGAAAGTAGCACTGTAACTGAAAGATGAAGGGCTAGAGCCTTTTAAAGGACGAAAGAGGCTCAGCCTGCACACAGTTGTCTTTAGCTGTCAGCCTTGTGTTGTGGCAACACTGTGGAGCAGACACTGAAGTTGAGATGGCTGGTGGCATTTGTGTCTGGTCCAAACAATATGGTCCAAGGTAACTAATATTTACTGTAAGAAACAAAGCAGTAACACGTCAGCAGAATTTTTCTTTCAGCTTGAAAAGCATTAAAGCTGCACTCAAGATGTCAAATAATGTGAGAACCACCGGTGAGATATTCTGGAGGCAACTCACAACCCCTGATGCAACATCCCTTCACATGAAATAAATGTTGAAGCCTATGTTTGCAATACAGTACACACATACAGTGATGTGAGCTGATTTAAAATGAAAGTTGAAAATATAATGATCCACACACTTAAAGACAAAAGCCCCTGTTAAAGGATTGTATTTGCTGTGACATCTTGTGTGATGTTTTCTGCATGAAATCTGAGAAGTGACAAGTATCCAGTTCCAGCTCCAGCAAGCAAAGAGGGATTTTGTGCCATTTAATAAGGTTTTTGAAGGgtgctttattttccttttaattaaaattaaggctttattcacttttattttcttaaagaAAAGCAGTTTTTTGTCATGGTTCAGCTGAGTGAGGTCTAGTTcctgccttttcttctttttcttaaccTTTTTGCTTTTAGTTTTCCCATGACTCACTTGAGAGATTATATCTTTCAGCTTGCAGTGCTCCACAGGATAAGCCGGAGGAAGTGACTGGGTAGAGGaaagtctgggcttctctgcttaggctgctgcccctgcaacCTGGCCCCAGATAAGCGCAAGAAGATGGATGTTTGTGGTATAAAAGGGGatttatataaaacaaataaaacttgtAACCTCATTCAGAATTACATAACTTTGAGATTTGAGAGATATTAAATTTTCAATAACGGACTTTAATTGTTTGGTTTGTACAGCATATTGACAATATCCGCACAATAACACCTGTTACAAGTGCATCAAATCAAAAAACAAGGGACAATCTCATATATCTCATTCTGAACAATTAAAATCTAAACGTAAAGATAagatttttatgtatttgttttgtgTAAAGTAGCCCAATATAGCCATCTAGTGGTAAAATCTAAAAGTGACTTTAaaatttccaaaataaaaagcaacaaaaaggtAAACACCAAATACCCAAGGCAAACACTGGTAAACACcaatttacataaaaataaataaataaatgcacaaatTTAGCATATCTAGTGCAGTTGCTGCTGCATTAAAGCAAATGTGTCCAGGTCTACAAATATATGATGGTGAAAGGCGAACACACAAAACCATGAAAGTAATTTATCTCAATATTAGTCTGAAGTGATGTCACTTTAAGACATCCCGATATGCTCCGGTACCAGTTGGTGGGTCACCTCCACTGTACTGTTCTACACAGTAAGCTGCAAAAACAGACCTGAgcacacaaaaccaaaagcttTTTTCTCTCCAGGCACCAGCAAAGCTATGAAGACAGTGCTTTTGTTTCATGGAGAGTGCTCCACAGGGTTTAACGTTgttttcaagatttttttttttttttaacctttttgtaAAGTATTTCTCTCCCTTTAGCTTGTTTCGGCTTTTACTTTGAATCATTTGGACCGGAAATCCACATCGTCTTTCGCGTTGTCGCTTTATTGTGAAGGATCGGACCGACCGGAAACGGTGTTGTTGTTAGTCCAAAACGGAACATGAACTCGGCTAACAGATGTGAAAATTAGCgcttttagtgtgtttgttttgattagtAAGGAGGAGACCGGAGAGGAGGTAGCATTTTTTAACTGTCTGTGTGCCGTGTAATGATCAGAAATGAGCGTCACGTTGGATATAAGGCTGAAAAGAGCAAACAAAGTTTATCGAGAAGGGGTAAGTTGCCACAGCTAGCTAGCATCAGCAGCTTCTGCAACCTCTTCAGCTAACGTTAATAATacagtatttttctttatttatgaatAATGTAACTATGTAACTGCTACTAAACCAATGCACTGTAACAACCCGAGCTAGTTATTTAGCTACCAGTCGCTGGCGTCACATGATCGGGCACCTGACTGTCGGTGTGACGGCGAAATGTGTCTGTTGTGAGGTTCGCCGCAGAAATCCTCACAGATTGATCAGATATATACACATAACATTGTAGTTTATGATGGAAAATATAAGTGAAACCTCAAGCAGAGACTAATGCATCTACCTTTTTAGAAGCCAAAAGTAACTGGACATTTGACTGACAAGCAGTTCCAGCCATGGTGGAGATAGAGTTATGGTATGGGTATGTCCTTATTGatcatgtgactgctgatagaagcagGAGGATGAACTGTGAAGTGTTTATGGTTGTGTTCTCCATCAGATTCGGCAAAATGTTGCTAAACTGATCTTAGTTTGACCAATTATTTTTGAGCCTTTGATAATGTGGGACtgtgtatattaaaaaaaactgatagactgcaggtcatccGTGTTGCTTGGTGTGCAGGAAACAGTGGCTGGTGTCATCCTGCTGGTTTGTAAGGAGGCACTGCAGCATCATGGCATCTCTCTGAGCATGGAGGGAGTCGTGAATCTGCAGCTGAGTTCCAAGAGTGTCGGTGTCTTTGAGGCTTTCTACAACTCTGTCAAGGTGAACATCTAAGATATTGCTTTAAAACCACTTTGAGTGGAAATAAAGACTAGTAAAAGGGTCATTTCCTTTACCATTTGACAAAGAAGTTTCACCAGCATAAATATGAGAcagaagtattaaaaaaacaagaaaaaagtaaataaaatcatcatAAATTAATCATCCAGAAGTTTTATTTACCTGAGCTGAGCTGAActttcaaacaaaacaagactATTATAAGCATCAGTCAGGCcttttgttttgaaatattgtatTAAGTAAACATTGAATTAATTCAAAATATGATTAACAGACTCTTAATAAGCGACATAAACTGGTTAACCCATTGTTTTACTGTTTGAGTCCTTACTTTTCATCAAACAGTGTTTATCTGTCATTGATTTTGTGTTATATTTTACCTACAGGATACAAGTTTCACTTTATACGTTTATAATCATTGAACTCCTGGTTTAAAATGTTTGACTGCTAGGTCAGACTAACTGCTAGTCAATTGTTCCTAATAATAATCACATTGAAACATGTTGCAGCCCATCCAGCTGATCAGCAGTAACATTGAAGTGGCCAAGGCTGGAAAAATCCCTGGAGGAAAGACTGAGATTCCCTTTGAGTTCCCTCTGCACACCAAAGGCAACAAAGTGCTGTACGAGACCTACCACGGAGTCTTTGTCAACATTCAAGTGAGTGTGAAGAACATAGTGTATGTCAGGGTTTTCCGTTGCTTTCAGGGCAGCAGTGCAGTTTGTTTGGTCCagacaaaagaaagaagaacatACATTTTTATAGTTTAGCTCTGGACCTTTGAAACAGATATTTAACTCAGTGATTGGACAGTTGGAGGAAAAATATCATGTATCATCGTCAGCTTTACAAAGATCCACACGGGTAAAAAAAGTTTTGTCCCTTTAATGAACCTCACCAGAATCAGTTCAAAGAATGGACAGACTCCTACATATCTTTAAGACATCACGCTgccatgctttttttaaataaaccttgTAAAGAGCATAATGTCGTGGCATCCTGGCTTTAAACCTTTCTGTTCACTCCTCAGTACACCCTCCGCTGTGACATGAAGCGCTCCCTGCTGGCCAAAGATTTGAGCAGGAGCTGCGAATTCATCGTGCACTGCCAGGTGAGTGAAACACACCTGGTTATTGTTATCTGATCTGCTGTGTATGAATAAGCTTACAGAAAACCTTTTCCATTTTACCCTGTTTCCATCACTGATAGGTAATAAAATATATCAGGTCAAATATggtaaaaaaattatttaataacactTTTATGAATCATAATTACCTTTGAATATTTAATCATAAATATTTGATTGTAACttttttaatcataataaaCTTTCATTGGCTCACCTGCAGCGCTCTCTCAGTGCACCAGGGGGCAGTAGTCCACGCTTTGGGAATCACTATTAACGGGACTTTTTTTAGGACTATACTGAGTCATTTAAAAGCAGCTGGATGATGATATTTTGTTTCTATAAAATTGACATATTGGTAGCCACAAAAGAAACGACATTTATACCAACAAttagtttctctcatttttgtGCCACTCACTTGTTGTTACAGACTTATTTACATTAAGAAAAAGctaatttaacctttttaatGCTCACCAATGCTCTGTAGCTCCTGTAAAATCTGTGCTCAGGTTgtcatgctttttttgtttgtttgttttgtttgtttgtttgttttaaggaAGAAAGTATCTGCTTCTAAAAAAAAGACTTCTCTGTTTCCTCACTTCCTGATTTTGTTGAAAAGTTATCTTTGGACACTCACAGTCAAATGACAGCAGTGTGGGCAACAAAAACTCAGCAACTCagctttttatttgattttcagCTTTGTTGAACTGTGTCACatcattttctgtttgacttCCAGCCTCAGAAATCTAAAGTCATCCCCACACCAGTGAACTTCACCATCACTCCGGACACTCTGCAGAGCCGCGAGGTCAGAAAACGTGTTAAATctcttcatttttaattttttgcttgATTTCTTAAAgtttaaagctttaaagctcTTCTCAAAGGAGGAActtgctttgtgttttcagaaAAATTCACTTCCCAAGTTTCTCATCCGAGGAAATTTAGATGCCACCAACTGCGTGATCAGCCTGCCGCTTACTGGAGAGGTGGTGGTGGAAAACTCAGACGTCCCCATAAAGAGTATTGAACTGCAGCTGGTACGGGTGGAGACCTGCGGTAAGTGCACGCTGTGAGGCAATCAGTCTAACTTTCATTGGGCAAGGCCCAAGGTTTTATGAGCATCTGCTGTGTTCAGGCTGCGCTGAGGGCTACGCCAGAGACGCCACAGAGATCCAGAACATCCAGATAGCTGAAGGTGACGTCTGCCACAGCCTCGCCATCCCCATCTATATGATCTTCCCCAGACTGTTCACCTGCCCCACGCTGGAGACAACAAACTTCAAAGTCGGTCAGTAAAATCCATTCCTGTGATTCTCACACAAACAATTTACTCCAAggctcattttatttttttatttactagaTCTACTGGTTAACAAGCctgtggctcttattttgaaagttcagcAGACTAATTTTATTATAGTTTAGCATTTTTAACCACAAGTTCTTACTTTGAACATTTAAATCTTTTCAGATCTAGAGAGTGTTTGCTCATGTTATTTACAATAATGacattaaaacaatataaaacactcatcacaaagagacacactatattgccaaagtTATTCATTTGTCTGCCTTCACATGAATATGAACTTGAGTGATGTCCCATTCTTCATCTAGGgcataggtgtcaaactctggcctGCAGGCCAAATTTGGCCGGGAGCCATGccaaattactattagagctggcctactggtattatacagctaatatatatatCATTTAGTATTAAgcttgttccatattcagtttttcagcaaaacttgtttgagtccataagaaaagattcattcttatatctggaggaagattttttttttcaataaatattaatgttagcctgcGACTTTGTTCCAGatttgaattttggcccactgtgtatttgagtttgacacccctgatctagggGGTTTAATATGATGATCATTAAGAGGTCCTTTCACTTGAACTAAAGGGGCCGAACTCCTGAAAAACAGCTCCACACAATAATCCCCCCTCCACCTCTTCACACCACCCCTCAGTCCAGCGGTGCAAAtccttccactttgttataatcCCACTAACAGTTGAACGTGGAATATTTAGAAGTGAGGAAGTTTCACCACTTGACTTGTTGTACAGGTGGCATCAGATCATACCACCACACTCACTCCTGACAGCGACCCATTCTTGCACAGATGTTTGTGGAAGTGGTCTGCATGCCTAGGTTCTGGATTTTATACATCTGAATACAGTGATTTGATATAGTACactttgtttaaaaacacaaaactatgTTTTAATCTCGCTATGGGGTGTTTTATGTtcttatttttgctgttttattgtaTACACTGATAACCAGTTTCCACAGCGTTCTGATTTTGTATAGTATCTTTTTCTGCCactggaaaaacattttttccccccatctaGAAGTCTCTTGATAAAACAGAATTTCAGGGCATTTTGACTTATGCTTCCATGTTCAGACAGGATCACGACCATGTCAGTCTCCATCTGCAGCAGGTGGAGTTCAGAGCTAAACAAGGACTATGGCCTGCATTCTAAAATCATAGTTAATCTGCAGGATGAGATTTATTGGACTGGACTGGCATTTGTACAGTGCTTTAGACTACAAGTCACGCTTTATTCATGTCCACACCCAATTtggaatcaccagttaacccagGTAGCACTGAGGGATGCAAACTCCAGACTGAAAGGCTGTAGCTGGGTTTCAAACAGTAAACCACCTTTCTGTGTGGTGACAGTGCTACCCACTGTTCTACTGTGGCACCTGTGTTCAGGTAGTTGGCATATAAAATGCTTACATAAAAGAAAATTAGAACAGGAGGCTTCTTTTTCAGTGAACATGGGGGTGAATATTATACAGAGGCCTCTGTCATTAAGTGTTTCTGCCCCTCAAATGATGATCAGGTAGGTGAGACATTAGTGTTATTGTTGGCTGTTCTGCAGGACGCAGTTGTAAACAAATATCAGATCTAAAGGAAAGTCCTCACTGCTGCCAGGCGTTAGGACATTACGTGCTACTGTGGAGAACTCAATGAAACCCCAACTTAAATTTAACATGCTCTTGATAAATCAAAAACTTCTCTGTGCAGCGCGATCATGAGTGTTTCTTTCCTTCAGAGTTTGAAGTCAACGTTGTCGTCGTGCTCCATGATGATCACCTGATCACAGAGAACTTTCCTCTGAAGCTGTGCAGACTCTGAACTTATCATTTCTGAGAGAAGCTCAGAGACCTTCACACTTCTCATCTGCCTGAACAGCTGAGCAGATTCTTCAACATGCAACTGAAGCCGGAGAAATTATTCAAACCTTCAGAGACCTCCCTAATAATACGTCATGTTAATGTGACCaaactcttttctttttaaagttttatttcagtttaataAATTTCACTTTTGAAACTATTTCATATTTcctagttgtttttttaaggatgTGCAGCATCACAGGGACTGTTCTTTCAGGACCTGGTGGTTTAGAAGTCCAGCTGACATCCAATCAGCTGCAGCTCTGTGGGTCTAGTCCTGAAAacctcagagctgcagcagaaaaGTGAAAGTCACCTGAGAGTACAGCTTGATTAAATGAGTCGGTCAGAATGCAAGTGGGTTTtataactttaatattttttttccagtacAGCTAGTGTTTCAGGTCTGATGTCAGAGCATCTCTGAGTCCAAACCAACACTTTCCTCTTATTTTATTTCCAGAAGTCACATAAGAAAGACATAACCAGCAGTTGGTTAGCACAGCTTAGCatgaagataaaaataaagaaatttaaaaaagaaaaatcccaaacATTCACCCTGGTAGCTGCTCTGAAGCTCACAGATGAAGACTTGTTTAATCAAGTCTGAAAGCGGCACATTGTGGATTTACTGGGACTTCCACAGCCGCTCATTCACCAGCTGCAGGAGTCTCAGCAGCTGTCCACAAATCTAAAATAACCCTTCTTATTTTATGGCAAATTTAGCCACCATAAAATAACCCCGAGCACCAACACGGAACAGTTATTTCTTTCAATTACATgaaacctttcatttaaaaaaaaaagaaaaaaagtcaaaagactttttagattttaatgcaataagaaaagcaaaaagataAAAGCATACACATGAGCAGTGAGAGGAAGCAAGGTTAAGACTTCATGGAGCTGGGCGTCTCCGGCCAGTCAGCATGGGGAAATCTTCTGGCAGCAGGGCGTGAGTCCTGCAGGTTGGACAGGTGCTCTGCTCCTTCAGCCACGATCTGATGCactgaacacagaaaacagcGCTTTAAAGCCTGAAACTAGACCAGACGCCACATCTGGATGCTTTTCACTAAAAATCCAGTGTGTGGTATTAACGCTTTCCTCCATTTCCTAGGcctttttataaaaacaaaaaacaaaaccaagctTAGCTCGTATTACACTGTGCAGCCACAACATTACAACCAATAGATGAGGTGAAAATCATGCAGTTCACATGATTTAGCAGCAGCCCTCTTTCTTTGTGGGTTAATATCCCAGCGCCTGTGCAGAACATGGTTACACCATCCTCTAGTTTCCTTCTTTTCCTTGACCTCAGTGGAAAATGATGTGGAGGAAAATTCCTCAGGGCTAGGAAAAGAAGCATAGTGCTTCTCCACTCAAGACACAAGACTCCTCAATACTTCAGATGTTGTTGAGAATGTCCTGAAGATGGACTACAACAACTTTCATAGGCCACATGAGAGAGAAAATATTAGTTAATAACCAACGTCtggattttaaataaacaagaaTAAACAGActataaagaaaaatgacatGTTGCTTATCCAGCTTGTAACCCTGCCTCTTAATTAATGATAACCCCAAAGTTGGCAGTACTGCAAAGGATGTAACTAATGCCGACAAACCTTAAAATtcattttaacagtttttcaTATGTAAATAAGCTTTTAACACAAGGAAATAACTTGATAAGAAGATGCATTATGCTCATAGTTAACCTTTGGGTTTGACGTCCTGTAGCCAGCAGTGTGTCCTCTGCTAAAGGAGGCAATAAAGGAAGCACTGAGGTACCCTACCTTTTTCTAAACACTAAGGAAAATAGCTCCTGTTGTGGCTGCCACACAGATACTGTGCTACAAATCTCTCCAAGCAAAACTCAACTATTTATCTGCTGCCATATTTTGCACCTTGCTTGTTCCACACCTTAGACCCAACAGTTTACCGTGAGTCTCTGGTATCGCTGCTCACCTCATTATGGAAGCTGTGTCTGCACTCCAGCACGCAGGTGTCATCCGGGCTCATTTCGTCATGACAGATGATGCAGGGATCCTCCATGTTCAGCTGCAATCGACACGCACAATCAGGCCCTGCTAAACGGCGCTCACCCAACCCTATCAATGCTGCACATACCAGGCTGTATTAATTTGCAAATGAAACTAGTTCTCAATAAATGCACTCCTTTTGTTTGATGTTTGCTCAAAGGAAtcgattttttttaagtaaattcGAAGATTTACTGGTCACTAGAAATGAGTTACAACTCTGATCAAGGCTTACAACAGCACTGCAAGTCGACAGCAGGTAAACAACACTAACAGTGAAATGATGAAAATGTGCAGCTTTGAGTCAAACTTGAACACCAGTACTAAATAATGATTTTTGGACTCACAGCGTTGGAACTTCTGACTCTCTGTTGTCCGATTGGCTGCCACACCGGTGCTGGGTTCATCAACGGAGGGGTAGCACACTGAGCTGGACTCCCACGACCCAGAACGCTGGATCTGGTCGAGTTAAGCCTCTCCTGAGAGGAAGAAATGAAGTGAAATAGTCAAGAAAATACTCTCCGCAAATCCTGGTATCAGTCACCTGAGACAGGACCTGTGTGATAAAGTAGACTGCAATATGCTTCTTACTGGTTAGTTTTAAATAGAGTGAACAGGCCACCCTCttctggctgagaaccatgACCTCAGAGTTGGAGGTGGGAATTCTCATTGATGCATCACACTCGATTATGTAACCATAATGACTGAAATTATACTATTATTCAGCTCTCCTTCTCTTGTGTTGTGTTCCTTCATTTGCCAGAAGCTGTTATCCTTACTCAAATTGGTCAGAACAGTCCAACAATTTTGAGATGCTAGTCTTTCTATCAGGGCATCATGATGGTCCAAATATACCATTGGTTTAGACAACACTCAGATCAGTCCATAATTTGACAGATATGGTGTAGTCTGAACCCAGTATTTGCATCATCTCCCCATTTGAGCTTCGACCAACTCTGTTTCACCAGGAACCTCACCGCAAACCCTTAAAACCACTTTAAGAATGTGTCTACCTGATGGTCCAGGATCAGCTGGGTCACACCTCCAACTACATCCTGTAAAGTCATGCTACTAAAACTTCCACCGCTGGATGAACGCAGCTCCTGAACAAACCTCATCAACTCCGACCTGAGCACAAACACAGGTAACACATTTTATTGTGTGGGTTTGAACACTATGGTCTAAATGTGAGTCTGCAGCAGGAGGAtgacacttttctttttaaacagctGCTCCAGTGTTACCTTGTACAGTCAGGGAACATGGTGGACAACGTCT is a window encoding:
- the vps26c gene encoding vacuolar protein sorting-associated protein 26C; the protein is MSVTLDIRLKRANKVYREGETVAGVILLVCKEALQHHGISLSMEGVVNLQLSSKSVGVFEAFYNSVKPIQLISSNIEVAKAGKIPGGKTEIPFEFPLHTKGNKVLYETYHGVFVNIQYTLRCDMKRSLLAKDLSRSCEFIVHCQPQKSKVIPTPVNFTITPDTLQSREKNSLPKFLIRGNLDATNCVISLPLTGEVVVENSDVPIKSIELQLVRVETCGCAEGYARDATEIQNIQIAEGDVCHSLAIPIYMIFPRLFTCPTLETTNFKVEFEVNVVVVLHDDHLITENFPLKLCRL